In Chloroflexota bacterium, the following are encoded in one genomic region:
- a CDS encoding cupin domain-containing protein, with product MPGKVRRIVTGVNAAGRSYIVSDKLLPTGDLGPSDPVRAGLWITHGSPASNTDPTDPVPDGIILRTPPPDRGGTVIRVVDILPSKTHPYDPEDLKRRGCRTTPERSAKDPAFHATDTVDYAVCLEGEIWAVLDDDETLMRPGDVLVQRGTFHAWSNRSDRPARMLFVLIDAEPLTNHP from the coding sequence ATGCCCGGGAAAGTGCGACGTATCGTGACGGGGGTCAACGCGGCCGGTCGGTCCTACATCGTGTCCGATAAGCTCCTCCCAACCGGGGACCTCGGGCCATCGGATCCGGTTCGCGCGGGCCTCTGGATCACCCACGGGTCGCCCGCCTCCAATACCGATCCCACCGATCCGGTTCCCGACGGGATCATCCTGCGCACCCCGCCGCCGGACCGAGGCGGAACGGTGATCCGCGTCGTCGACATCCTTCCATCCAAGACCCACCCATACGACCCGGAGGACTTGAAGCGGCGCGGCTGCCGCACGACGCCGGAGCGCTCCGCGAAGGACCCGGCGTTCCACGCCACCGACACCGTCGACTACGCGGTGTGTCTCGAGGGAGAGATCTGGGCCGTGCTGGACGACGATGAAACGCTGATGCGCCCGGGCGACGTGCTGGTCCAGCGCGGCACCTTCCACGCCTGGTCGAACCGCAGCGACCGGCCGGCGCGAATGTTGTTCGTCCTCATCGACGCGGAGCCGCTGACGAACCACCCGTAG